In the Streptomyces sp. BHT-5-2 genome, one interval contains:
- a CDS encoding Rv3235 family protein encodes MTDTTSESTTATGTTTDARRAPSTTAPHGPRPDGPAPDSVTPAPAPTVPRPRRSPAVDTTGTSDTPTTSYGGPTPSTTPAEPPSAPPPPPTAARRTAPAPRRGTRRPTGPAGRGPGPAGSRGPTRTPYLSHTTPQHRPAPAPVPTPGARLRAQENRPHLWFAHQLLLTLSGQRPVHVLLGHALPAAYDRLAELAPLSPLRPYVAPGLRAPVPALRQCGLCRPREGVIEAFARITAGARLRALAFRLERGADARWRCAALDIGPLP; translated from the coding sequence ATGACGGACACGACCAGCGAAAGCACCACCGCGACCGGCACCACGACGGACGCCCGCCGGGCCCCGTCCACCACCGCACCGCACGGCCCGCGCCCCGACGGCCCGGCCCCGGACTCCGTCACCCCGGCCCCCGCCCCGACCGTCCCCCGTCCCCGCCGCTCCCCCGCCGTCGACACCACCGGCACCTCCGACACCCCCACCACCTCGTACGGCGGGCCCACCCCGTCCACCACTCCCGCCGAACCGCCGTCGGCACCACCCCCGCCGCCCACCGCCGCACGGCGCACCGCTCCCGCGCCCCGCCGCGGCACCCGCCGCCCCACCGGCCCCGCCGGCCGCGGCCCGGGCCCCGCCGGCAGCCGCGGCCCCACCCGCACCCCGTACCTCTCCCACACCACCCCACAGCACCGCCCGGCCCCCGCCCCGGTCCCCACCCCGGGCGCCCGGCTCCGCGCCCAGGAGAACCGGCCCCACCTCTGGTTCGCCCACCAACTCCTGCTCACCCTGAGCGGCCAGCGCCCCGTCCACGTCCTCCTCGGGCACGCCCTGCCCGCCGCCTACGACCGCCTCGCCGAGCTCGCCCCGCTGTCTCCGCTGCGCCCCTACGTGGCCCCCGGTCTGCGCGCCCCCGTCCCGGCCCTGCGCCAGTGCGGCCTGTGCCGCCCCCGCGAGGGGGTCATCGAGGCGTTCGCCCGGATCACCGCCGGCGCCCGGCTGCGCGCCCTGGCGTTCCGCCTGGAACGGGGCGCCGACGCCCGCTGGCGCTGCGCCGCCCTCGACATCGGACCGCTCCCCTAG
- the secA gene encoding preprotein translocase subunit SecA — protein sequence MSVLTKIMRAGEGKILRKLHRIAGQVNSIEEDFAALSDAELRALTDEYKQRFADGESLDDLLPEAFATVREAAKRVLGQRHYDVQLMGGAALHLGYVAEMKTGEGKTLVGTLPAYLNALSGKGVHLITVNDYLAERDSEMMGRVHKFLGLSVGCILADMTPAQRREQYNCDITYGTNNEFGFDYLRDNMAWSKDELVQRGHNFAIVDEVDSILVDEARTPLIISGPADSATKWYGDFAKLVLRLKRGEPANPQRGVEETGDYDVDEKKRTVGIHESGVAKVEDWLGIDNLYESVNTPLVGYLNNAIKAKELFKLDKDYVVIDGEVMIVDEHTGRILAGRRYNEGMHQAIEAKEGVEIKDENQTLATITLQNFFRLYDKLSGMTGTAMTEAAEFHQIYKLGVVPIPTNRPMVRKDQADLIYRTEPAKFDAVVEDIAEKHEKGQPILVGTTSVEKSEYLSQQLRKRGIAHEVLNAKQHEREASIVAQAGRKGAVTVATNMAGRGTDIKLGGNPDDLAETELRQMGLDPVDHVEEWAAALPAALERAEAAVKAEFEEVKELGGLYVLGTERHESRRIDNQLRGRSGRQGDPGESRFYLSLGDDLMRLFKAQMVERVMAMANVPDDVPIENKMVTRAIASAQSQVEQQNFETRKNVLKYDEVLNRQREVIYGERRRVLEGEDLQEQIKHFMDDTIDAYIQAETVEGFAEEWDLDRLWGAFKQLYPVKATIGELEEEVGDRAGLTSEFIADAIKEDIHEQYAAREEQLGSEIMRELERRVVLSVLDRKWREHLYEMDYLQEGIGLRAMAQKDPLVEYQREGFDMFTAMMEGIKEESVGYLFNLEVQVEQQVEEVPVEEAAEQVQSGRDGAEAVPAAAGAGRPEIHAKGLEAPQRPDRLHFTAPKVDGDGSVIEGDFISDADGEGPARSESDGMTRAERRKAQKSAGRRRKK from the coding sequence GTGTCCGTCTTGACGAAGATCATGCGTGCAGGCGAAGGAAAGATCCTGCGCAAGCTGCACCGCATCGCGGGCCAGGTGAACTCCATCGAGGAGGACTTCGCGGCCCTCTCCGACGCCGAGCTGCGCGCGCTCACCGACGAGTACAAGCAGCGCTTCGCCGACGGCGAAAGCCTCGACGACCTGCTGCCCGAGGCGTTCGCCACGGTCCGCGAGGCCGCCAAGCGCGTGCTGGGCCAGCGGCACTACGACGTCCAGCTCATGGGCGGTGCCGCGCTGCACCTCGGTTATGTGGCGGAGATGAAGACCGGTGAGGGCAAGACCCTGGTCGGTACCCTCCCGGCGTATCTGAACGCGCTGTCCGGCAAGGGCGTCCACCTGATCACGGTCAACGACTACCTCGCCGAGCGCGACTCCGAGATGATGGGCCGGGTCCACAAGTTCCTGGGCCTGAGCGTCGGCTGCATCCTGGCCGACATGACGCCGGCTCAGCGCCGCGAGCAGTACAACTGCGACATCACCTACGGCACCAACAACGAGTTCGGCTTCGACTACCTGCGCGACAACATGGCGTGGTCGAAGGACGAACTGGTCCAGCGCGGCCACAACTTCGCGATCGTCGACGAGGTCGACTCGATCCTGGTCGACGAGGCCCGTACACCGTTGATCATCTCCGGTCCGGCGGACTCGGCCACCAAGTGGTACGGCGACTTCGCCAAGTTGGTGCTGCGCCTGAAGCGGGGCGAGCCGGCCAACCCGCAGCGCGGCGTCGAGGAGACCGGCGACTACGACGTCGACGAGAAGAAGCGCACCGTCGGCATCCACGAGTCCGGTGTCGCCAAGGTCGAGGACTGGCTGGGCATCGACAACCTCTACGAGTCGGTCAACACGCCCCTGGTCGGATACCTCAACAACGCGATCAAGGCCAAGGAGCTGTTCAAGCTCGACAAGGACTACGTCGTCATCGACGGCGAGGTCATGATCGTCGACGAGCACACCGGCCGTATCCTCGCCGGCCGCCGCTACAACGAGGGCATGCACCAGGCCATCGAGGCGAAGGAGGGCGTGGAGATCAAGGACGAGAACCAGACGCTCGCCACGATCACCCTGCAGAACTTCTTCCGCCTCTACGACAAGCTCTCCGGCATGACCGGTACGGCCATGACCGAGGCCGCCGAGTTCCACCAGATCTACAAGCTCGGCGTGGTCCCGATCCCGACCAACCGCCCGATGGTCCGCAAGGACCAGGCGGACCTGATCTACCGCACCGAGCCCGCGAAGTTCGACGCGGTCGTCGAGGACATCGCCGAGAAGCACGAGAAGGGCCAGCCGATCCTGGTCGGCACCACCTCGGTCGAGAAGTCCGAGTACCTCTCGCAGCAGCTCCGGAAGCGCGGCATCGCGCACGAGGTGCTCAACGCCAAGCAGCACGAGCGGGAGGCGTCGATCGTCGCCCAGGCCGGCCGCAAGGGCGCGGTGACGGTCGCCACCAACATGGCCGGCCGCGGTACGGACATCAAGCTCGGCGGCAACCCCGACGACCTCGCCGAGACCGAGCTGCGCCAGATGGGGCTGGACCCGGTCGACCACGTCGAGGAGTGGGCGGCCGCGCTGCCCGCCGCGCTGGAGCGCGCCGAGGCGGCCGTGAAGGCGGAGTTCGAGGAGGTCAAGGAGCTCGGCGGGCTCTACGTCCTGGGCACCGAGCGGCACGAGTCGCGGCGTATCGACAACCAGCTGCGCGGTCGCTCCGGCCGTCAGGGCGACCCGGGCGAGTCGCGGTTCTACCTCTCCCTGGGCGACGACCTGATGCGGCTGTTCAAGGCGCAGATGGTCGAGCGGGTCATGGCGATGGCCAACGTGCCCGACGACGTGCCGATCGAGAACAAGATGGTGACGCGGGCGATCGCCTCCGCCCAGTCGCAGGTCGAGCAGCAGAACTTCGAGACCCGCAAGAACGTCCTGAAGTACGACGAGGTCCTCAACCGCCAGCGCGAGGTCATCTACGGCGAGCGCCGCCGCGTCCTGGAGGGCGAGGACCTCCAGGAGCAGATCAAGCACTTCATGGACGACACGATCGACGCCTACATCCAGGCGGAGACCGTCGAGGGCTTCGCCGAGGAGTGGGACCTGGACCGCCTGTGGGGCGCGTTCAAGCAGCTCTACCCGGTCAAGGCGACCATCGGGGAGCTCGAGGAGGAGGTCGGCGACCGTGCGGGCCTGACGTCCGAGTTCATCGCCGACGCCATCAAGGAGGACATCCACGAGCAGTACGCCGCCCGTGAGGAGCAGCTCGGCTCGGAGATCATGCGGGAGCTGGAGCGCCGCGTGGTGCTGTCCGTCCTGGACCGCAAGTGGCGTGAGCACCTCTACGAGATGGACTACCTCCAGGAGGGCATCGGCCTGCGGGCGATGGCCCAGAAGGACCCGCTGGTGGAGTACCAGCGCGAGGGCTTCGACATGTTCACCGCGATGATGGAGGGCATCAAGGAGGAGTCCGTCGGCTATCTGTTCAACCTGGAGGTCCAGGTGGAGCAGCAGGTCGAGGAGGTCCCGGTGGAGGAGGCCGCGGAGCAGGTCCAGTCGGGGCGGGACGGCGCGGAGGCCGTTCCGGCGGCGGCCGGCGCGGGCCGCCCGGAGATCCACGCCAAGGGTCTGGAGGCGCCGCAGCGCCCGGACCGGCTGCACTTCACCGCGCCCAAGGTGGACGGCGACGGCAGCGTCATCGAGGGCGACTTCATCAGTGACGCGGACGGTGAGGGCCCGGCGCGTTCGGAGTCCGACGGGATGACGCGTGCGGAGCGGCGCAAGGCGCAGAAGAGCGCGGGGCGCCGCCGCAAGAAGTAG
- a CDS encoding GNAT family N-acetyltransferase, protein MKPVTLTTDRLLLRPFGPADVPAVHAACQDPDIPRWTVVPSPYRHDDAEQFVGTTVPDGWRDDTAYTFAVVTRADGTLVGSMGLVRLDRLRTVERQAELGYWTAKEHRGKGYTAEAAAVVVRWAFRELGVERMEWLAEAGNAGSWAVARKVGFQREGTLRAKLVHGGIRRDVWIGSLLPSDLPRDAAPDAPAGPAAIPVQEPTPYLPYPR, encoded by the coding sequence ATGAAGCCCGTCACGCTCACCACCGACCGCCTGCTGCTGCGCCCCTTCGGACCCGCCGACGTACCCGCGGTGCACGCCGCCTGCCAGGACCCCGACATCCCCCGCTGGACCGTCGTCCCCTCGCCGTACCGCCACGACGACGCGGAGCAGTTCGTCGGCACCACCGTCCCTGACGGCTGGCGGGACGACACCGCCTACACCTTCGCCGTGGTCACCCGCGCCGACGGGACGCTCGTCGGCTCCATGGGCCTGGTCCGGCTAGACCGGCTGCGCACGGTGGAGCGGCAGGCCGAGCTCGGCTACTGGACCGCGAAGGAGCACCGCGGCAAGGGGTACACCGCGGAGGCGGCCGCCGTCGTGGTGCGCTGGGCCTTCCGCGAGCTGGGCGTGGAGCGCATGGAATGGCTCGCCGAGGCCGGCAACGCGGGCTCCTGGGCGGTCGCCCGCAAGGTCGGCTTCCAACGGGAGGGCACCCTGCGCGCCAAACTGGTGCACGGCGGCATCCGCCGGGATGTGTGGATCGGCTCCCTGCTCCCGTCCGACCTGCCCCGGGACGCCGCCCCCGACGCCCCCGCCGGACCCGCCGCCATCCCGGTCCAGGAGCCCACGCCCTACCTCCCGTACCCTCGCTGA
- a CDS encoding winged helix-turn-helix domain-containing protein has translation MTGVTQRQPAPRPVTTLSADDARRMALRAQGLLGAPDRRAGVRGMLRRLGAVQLDTISVLARSHELVPYARLGAVGRPAVEAAYWSAAPADGSPARPHSFEYWSHAACILPIEEWPHFAFRRRARRARGHRWHVMKDSARSCAAVLDRLRADGPLTTSQLGGDVTAARSASDPGGGGRRAGGGEWWDWSETKIAVEWLLDTGDVVCTERRGWKRIYDLAERAVPEQLLHDDLDDTECIRRLVAQAGAAMGVATRADLADYHRLKAEQVDAVIEGTGLVPVTVEGWARPAWADPAALAAPPRGRHRTTLLSPFDSLIWDRPRTERIFGFTHRLEAYVPKAKRIHGYFAMPLLAGGRLVGRVDPAREGSTLVARQLSLQGPQAVAPMARALHEAATWVGCDAVRVERCDDPQLAAALRTELTRTTDDSDTCLRAGSEENTTA, from the coding sequence ATGACCGGAGTGACGCAGCGCCAGCCCGCACCACGCCCCGTGACGACCCTGTCCGCCGACGACGCCCGGCGGATGGCCCTGCGGGCCCAGGGCCTGCTCGGCGCCCCGGACCGACGGGCGGGCGTCCGCGGCATGCTGCGCCGGCTCGGGGCGGTCCAGCTCGACACGATCTCGGTGCTCGCCCGCTCCCACGAGCTGGTGCCGTACGCCCGCCTCGGCGCGGTCGGCCGCCCCGCCGTCGAGGCCGCCTACTGGTCGGCCGCCCCGGCGGACGGTTCCCCGGCCCGGCCGCACAGCTTCGAGTACTGGTCGCACGCGGCCTGCATCCTGCCCATCGAGGAGTGGCCGCACTTCGCCTTCCGCCGCCGCGCCCGGCGCGCCAGGGGCCACCGCTGGCACGTCATGAAGGACTCCGCCCGCTCCTGCGCCGCCGTCCTGGACCGCCTCCGGGCGGACGGCCCGCTCACCACCTCCCAGCTGGGCGGCGATGTCACAGCAGCGCGCAGCGCTTCCGATCCGGGCGGTGGCGGGCGACGGGCGGGCGGCGGGGAGTGGTGGGACTGGTCCGAGACCAAGATCGCCGTGGAGTGGCTGTTGGACACCGGCGACGTCGTCTGCACCGAGCGCCGCGGCTGGAAGCGGATCTACGACCTCGCCGAGCGCGCCGTCCCCGAGCAGCTGCTCCACGACGACCTCGACGACACCGAGTGCATACGGCGCCTGGTCGCCCAGGCCGGCGCGGCCATGGGCGTGGCCACCCGCGCCGACCTCGCCGACTACCACCGCCTCAAGGCCGAGCAGGTGGACGCCGTCATCGAGGGCACCGGGCTGGTGCCGGTGACCGTCGAGGGCTGGGCCCGGCCCGCGTGGGCGGATCCGGCGGCGCTCGCCGCCCCGCCCCGCGGCCGGCACCGCACGACCCTGCTCTCCCCGTTCGACTCCCTGATCTGGGACCGCCCGCGGACGGAACGGATCTTCGGCTTCACCCACCGCCTGGAGGCATACGTCCCCAAGGCCAAGCGGATACACGGCTATTTCGCGATGCCCCTGCTGGCCGGCGGCAGGCTGGTCGGCCGCGTCGACCCCGCCCGCGAGGGCAGCACCCTGGTCGCCCGCCAGCTCTCGCTCCAGGGCCCCCAGGCCGTAGCCCCCATGGCCCGGGCCCTCCACGAGGCCGCGACCTGGGTGGGCTGCGACGCCGTCCGCGTCGAACGCTGCGACGACCCGCAGCTGGCCGCCGCCCTGCGCACGGAACTCACCCGCACCACCGACGACAGCGACACCTGTCTTCGGGCCGGCAGCGAGGAGAACACCACGGCCTGA
- a CDS encoding response regulator transcription factor produces the protein MGESFGPVRDADGGVCGMGADDGEGAARVPRKEPIRVLVVDDHALFRRGLEIVLAQEEDIQVVGEAGDGAEAVDKAADLLPDIVLMDVRMPRRGGIEACTSIKEVAPSAKIIMLTISDEEADLYDAIKAGATGYLLKEISTDEVATAIRAVADGQSQISPSMASKLLTEFKSMIQRTDERRLVPAPRLTDRELEVLKLVATGMNNRDIAKELFISENTVKNHVRNILEKLQLHSRMEAVVYAMREKILEIR, from the coding sequence ATGGGGGAGAGTTTCGGGCCCGTGCGGGACGCGGACGGCGGCGTCTGCGGGATGGGTGCCGACGACGGGGAAGGGGCGGCGCGGGTGCCGCGCAAGGAGCCGATCCGCGTCCTGGTCGTGGACGATCACGCGCTCTTCCGCCGCGGCCTGGAGATCGTGCTGGCGCAGGAGGAGGACATCCAGGTCGTCGGCGAGGCGGGCGACGGCGCGGAGGCGGTCGACAAGGCCGCCGACCTGCTGCCCGACATCGTGTTGATGGATGTGCGGATGCCCCGGCGCGGCGGGATCGAGGCGTGCACCTCCATCAAGGAGGTGGCCCCCAGCGCGAAGATCATCATGCTCACGATCAGCGACGAAGAGGCCGATCTCTACGATGCGATCAAGGCGGGTGCCACCGGCTATCTCCTCAAGGAGATCTCCACCGACGAGGTGGCCACCGCCATCCGGGCCGTCGCGGACGGGCAGTCGCAGATCAGCCCGTCGATGGCGTCGAAGCTCCTGACGGAGTTCAAATCGATGATCCAGCGCACCGACGAGCGTCGTCTGGTGCCGGCGCCCCGGCTCACCGACCGCGAGCTGGAGGTCCTCAAACTCGTCGCCACGGGCATGAACAACCGCGATATCGCCAAGGAGTTGTTCATCTCCGAGAACACCGTCAAGAATCATGTGCGCAACATCCTGGAGAAGCTCCAGCTGCATTCCCGGATGGAAGCCGTGGTGTATGCGATGCGGGAGAAGATTCTCGAAATCCGGTGA
- the hpf gene encoding ribosome hibernation-promoting factor, HPF/YfiA family yields MDIVVKGRKTEVPERFRKHVAEKLKLDKVQKLDGKAMSLDVEVSKEPNPRQADRSDRVEITLRSRGPVVRAEAAAADPYAALDLATAKLEARLRKQNDKRHSRRGNGRIPASEVAITVPDAARLNGHGLTAAEEAAEREKVPTTRMGSLEIQGEGPVVVREKTHSAAPMTLDQALYEMELVGHDFYLFVDAESKQPSVVYRRHAYDYGVIHLNSDAFGEESPGGAGGALGG; encoded by the coding sequence GTGGACATCGTCGTCAAGGGCCGCAAGACCGAGGTGCCCGAGCGGTTCCGCAAGCACGTGGCCGAGAAGCTGAAGCTGGACAAGGTCCAGAAGCTCGATGGCAAGGCGATGAGCCTGGACGTCGAGGTGTCCAAGGAGCCCAACCCGCGGCAGGCCGACCGTTCCGACCGAGTGGAGATCACGCTCCGCTCCCGTGGCCCGGTGGTCCGGGCCGAGGCGGCCGCAGCCGACCCGTACGCCGCGCTGGACCTGGCGACAGCCAAGCTGGAGGCGCGCCTGCGGAAACAGAACGACAAGCGTCACTCGCGCCGCGGCAACGGACGCATTCCGGCGAGCGAGGTCGCGATCACCGTCCCCGACGCGGCACGGCTGAACGGCCACGGCCTGACGGCCGCGGAGGAGGCCGCGGAGCGGGAGAAGGTGCCGACGACCCGGATGGGTTCACTGGAGATCCAGGGCGAAGGGCCCGTGGTCGTCCGCGAGAAGACCCATTCGGCCGCGCCGATGACGCTTGACCAGGCGCTCTACGAGATGGAGTTGGTCGGACACGACTTCTATCTCTTTGTCGACGCCGAGAGCAAGCAGCCGAGTGTCGTCTACCGGCGGCACGCTTACGACTACGGAGTCATCCACTTGAATTCCGACGCGTTCGGAGAGGAATCGCCCGGCGGCGCAGGGGGCGCGCTGGGCGGCTGA